A stretch of Solidesulfovibrio sp. DNA encodes these proteins:
- a CDS encoding DUF2092 domain-containing protein — MRNRSLAAAMAVLCLTLLAAPAQAGTAIDPKADALLRAMASHLQSLAAFSVTEKSLVDRVFPNGQKVAFAHATAIKVARPDKLRAEAAGDNVAGTWVQNGPVFQVYDAKSKTYVSLDVPPRLEAALDAALARLRLVGPMVDFLAADPYKSMMEGVLEAAYIGPSEVGGRPCHHLALRQLTRDFELWIDAGKAPWPLRLAATDKTLHGDPRTLVEYADWKAAPGFPAKTFAFTPPAEAVRAKVVTPPAAAGTPKP, encoded by the coding sequence ATGCGCAACCGCTCCCTTGCCGCGGCCATGGCCGTTTTGTGCCTGACGCTGCTCGCCGCCCCGGCCCAGGCCGGCACGGCCATCGACCCCAAGGCCGACGCCCTGCTGCGGGCCATGGCCAGCCACCTGCAATCCCTGGCGGCCTTTTCCGTCACGGAAAAAAGCCTGGTGGACCGGGTGTTCCCCAACGGCCAGAAGGTGGCCTTTGCCCACGCCACGGCCATCAAGGTCGCCCGGCCGGACAAGCTGCGGGCCGAGGCCGCCGGGGACAACGTGGCCGGGACCTGGGTCCAAAACGGCCCCGTGTTCCAGGTCTACGACGCCAAATCCAAGACGTATGTGTCCCTGGACGTGCCGCCGCGCCTGGAGGCGGCCCTGGACGCGGCCCTGGCCCGGTTGCGCCTGGTCGGCCCCATGGTCGATTTCCTGGCCGCCGACCCCTACAAGAGCATGATGGAAGGCGTGCTCGAAGCCGCCTACATCGGCCCAAGCGAGGTCGGGGGCAGGCCCTGCCACCACCTCGCCCTGCGCCAGCTCACCCGGGATTTCGAGCTGTGGATCGACGCCGGCAAGGCGCCCTGGCCGTTGCGCCTGGCCGCAACCGACAAGACGCTGCACGGCGATCCCCGCACCCTGGTCGAATACGCCGACTGGAAGGCGGCCCCGGGATTTCCCGCCAAGACCTTCGCGTTCACCCCGCCCGCCGAAGCCGTGCGGGCCAAGGTCGTCACGCCGCCGGCGGCCGCCGGCACCCCAAAGCCCTGA
- a CDS encoding M20/M25/M40 family metallo-hydrolase, with translation MPALPKPVPAWPGLARLLLLALLLAAPQPARAEAVTDAVDKAAPACRDIADAIFALKEQSGKEFQSSALLKTELARLGFTVTGDLAVPADLVPGGVSRTAFKAEMAGNGNGPTVCLMLEYDALANGHSCGHNLIAGAGLLAAAALAQRMPQTPGRLVVMGTPDEERGSAGGGKVALLEGGHFNGIDVVLASHPADRFSLDQRLLAMKRATFTFTGKAAHAAAAPQSGINALDAALLTFHCVDMLRQHVRQDVRMHGIITKGGDKVNVVPELAQAEFGVRALDTATMEDAYGRVCACARAGALGTGAGLECTEPRVSIAAPVRVAPLIDRMRDALHQAGIDDAHIRDFDEFVSSDLGAVGDAHPTVNVWFKIAPDGTALHADAMREAAGSAAGWQAAVATAKAMALTADGLLRHPDAVQEIRQAFDAAKAGH, from the coding sequence ATGCCCGCACTCCCCAAGCCCGTCCCCGCCTGGCCAGGCCTGGCCCGCCTTCTCCTGCTCGCCCTGCTGCTGGCCGCGCCGCAACCGGCCCGGGCCGAGGCCGTCACCGACGCGGTGGACAAGGCCGCACCCGCCTGCCGGGACATCGCGGATGCCATCTTCGCCCTCAAGGAACAAAGCGGAAAGGAATTCCAAAGCAGCGCGCTGCTCAAAACCGAGCTGGCCAGGCTCGGCTTCACCGTCACCGGCGACCTGGCCGTGCCGGCCGACCTGGTGCCGGGCGGTGTCTCCAGGACCGCCTTCAAGGCCGAGATGGCCGGCAACGGCAACGGCCCCACCGTGTGCCTCATGCTCGAATACGACGCCCTGGCCAACGGCCATTCCTGCGGCCACAACCTCATCGCCGGCGCCGGCCTGCTGGCCGCCGCCGCCCTGGCCCAGCGCATGCCCCAGACCCCGGGCCGGCTCGTGGTCATGGGCACCCCGGACGAGGAACGTGGCTCGGCCGGCGGCGGCAAGGTCGCCCTGCTCGAGGGCGGGCACTTTAATGGCATCGACGTGGTGCTCGCCAGCCATCCGGCCGACCGCTTCAGCCTGGACCAGCGCCTGCTGGCCATGAAGCGGGCCACCTTCACCTTCACGGGCAAGGCCGCCCATGCCGCCGCCGCGCCGCAGTCGGGCATAAACGCCCTGGACGCGGCCCTTTTGACCTTCCACTGCGTGGACATGCTGCGCCAGCACGTGCGCCAGGACGTGCGGATGCACGGCATCATCACCAAAGGCGGGGACAAGGTGAACGTGGTGCCGGAGCTGGCCCAGGCCGAATTCGGGGTGCGCGCCCTGGATACGGCCACCATGGAGGACGCCTACGGCCGGGTCTGCGCCTGCGCCCGGGCCGGGGCGCTGGGCACCGGAGCCGGCCTGGAATGCACCGAACCCCGTGTGTCCATCGCCGCCCCGGTCCGGGTGGCGCCGCTTATTGACCGCATGCGCGACGCCCTGCACCAGGCCGGCATCGACGACGCGCACATCCGCGACTTCGACGAATTCGTCTCCTCGGACCTCGGCGCCGTGGGCGACGCCCACCCCACCGTCAATGTCTGGTTCAAAATCGCCCCGGACGGCACCGCCCTGCACGCCGACGCCATGCGCGAGGCGGCCGGCTCCGCGGCCGGCTGGCAGGCCGCCGTGGCCACGGCCAAGGCCATGGCCCTGACCGCCGACGGCCTGCTGCGGCACCCCGACGCGGTGCAAGAGATCCGGCAGGCCTTCGACGCGGCCAAGGCCGGGCACTGA
- a CDS encoding arylsulfatase, with translation MRHAIASLVAALALAAFGLSPAVAQITGTPGSPSATITIPGDQLPAPPQKFGGVIKDTASQSKPYWPARVTPRKGAPNVLLIMTDDSGFGVPSTFGGVIPTPALDRIAQNGLRYTNFHSTSLCSPTRAALITGRNHHSVGFGVIAEQATGYPGYDSFITKDKATIGRILKDNGYRTSWFGKDHNTPAFQASQDGPFDQWPIGMGFEYFYGFVGGDANQWQPNLFRNTTQIYPFTGKPGWNLTTAMADEAIASMNRINALDPDQPFFVYYVPGGTHAPHHPTPEWIEKISQMHLFDQGWNKLREQIFANQKKLGVIPADAKLTPWPDDLLKQWDTLTDDEKKMFIRQADVFAAYVAYTDHEIGRVIQAVQDMGKLDNTLIIYINGDNGTSSEGTLVGTPNEVAMFNGVVVPVEDQLKYFYDVWGSDKTYNHMAVPWAWAFDTPFSWTKQIASHLGGVRQGMAISWPRRITDKGGVRTQFHHVIDIVPTILEATGVKPPKVVDGIRQSPIEGVSLAYTFDAKNAQAPSTHKTQYFEMFGDRAIYHDGWLASTKVMRPPWDTLAQPKDPMTFPWELYDLSKDWTQSTDLADKHPEKVKQMQALFMQEAKKYQVLPLDTSIVARLINPRPSITAGRDVFTWTLPMTGTPNGDAPSILNASYTFKAEVEVPEGGGEGMLITQGGRFGGYGFYVLKGKPVFLWNLVDLKRVRWEGPQLAPGKHVLEFAFRYDGLGMGTLAFDSFEGIGRGGTGVLKVDGQAVDTQKMERSLPFILQWDEALDIGSDTLTGVNDADYQPPFAFTGTIGKITLTVDRPKLTPEDEKKLAAAQRAKKVSE, from the coding sequence ATGCGACATGCCATAGCCAGCCTCGTGGCCGCGCTCGCCCTCGCCGCCTTTGGCCTTTCCCCGGCGGTGGCCCAGATAACCGGCACACCGGGTTCGCCCAGCGCCACCATCACCATCCCGGGCGACCAACTGCCGGCCCCGCCCCAGAAATTCGGCGGCGTCATCAAGGACACCGCCTCCCAGTCCAAACCGTACTGGCCGGCGCGCGTCACGCCGCGCAAGGGCGCGCCCAACGTGCTCCTCATCATGACCGACGACTCGGGCTTCGGCGTGCCGAGCACCTTCGGCGGCGTGATCCCCACCCCGGCCCTGGACCGCATCGCCCAAAACGGCCTGCGCTACACCAACTTCCATTCCACCTCCCTGTGCTCGCCCACCCGGGCGGCGCTCATCACCGGCCGCAACCACCACTCGGTGGGTTTCGGCGTCATCGCCGAACAGGCCACGGGCTATCCCGGCTACGACAGCTTCATCACCAAGGACAAGGCCACCATCGGCCGCATCCTGAAAGACAACGGCTACCGCACCTCCTGGTTCGGCAAGGACCACAACACCCCGGCCTTCCAGGCCAGCCAAGACGGCCCCTTCGACCAGTGGCCCATCGGCATGGGCTTCGAGTACTTCTACGGGTTCGTCGGCGGCGACGCCAACCAGTGGCAACCCAACCTCTTCCGCAACACCACCCAGATCTACCCCTTTACGGGCAAGCCCGGCTGGAACCTGACCACGGCCATGGCCGACGAGGCCATCGCCTCCATGAACCGCATCAACGCCCTGGACCCGGACCAGCCGTTCTTCGTCTACTACGTGCCCGGCGGCACCCACGCCCCCCATCATCCCACGCCGGAATGGATCGAGAAGATCAGCCAGATGCACCTGTTCGACCAGGGCTGGAACAAACTGCGCGAACAGATCTTCGCCAACCAGAAAAAGCTCGGCGTCATCCCGGCCGACGCCAAGCTGACCCCCTGGCCCGACGACCTGCTCAAGCAGTGGGACACGCTCACCGACGACGAAAAGAAGATGTTCATCCGCCAGGCCGACGTCTTCGCCGCCTACGTGGCCTACACCGACCACGAGATCGGCCGGGTCATCCAGGCCGTGCAGGACATGGGCAAGCTCGACAACACGCTGATCATCTACATCAACGGCGACAACGGCACGAGCTCGGAAGGCACGCTTGTCGGCACGCCCAACGAAGTGGCCATGTTCAACGGCGTGGTCGTTCCCGTGGAAGACCAGCTCAAGTACTTCTACGACGTCTGGGGCTCGGACAAGACCTACAACCACATGGCCGTGCCCTGGGCCTGGGCCTTCGACACGCCGTTTAGCTGGACCAAGCAGATCGCCTCGCACCTCGGCGGCGTGCGCCAGGGCATGGCCATCTCCTGGCCCAGGCGCATCACCGACAAGGGCGGGGTGCGCACCCAGTTCCACCACGTCATCGACATCGTGCCGACCATCCTCGAAGCCACGGGCGTCAAGCCGCCCAAGGTCGTGGACGGCATACGGCAAAGCCCCATCGAGGGCGTGAGTCTGGCCTATACCTTCGACGCCAAAAACGCCCAGGCGCCCTCCACCCACAAGACGCAATACTTCGAGATGTTCGGCGACCGGGCCATCTACCATGACGGCTGGCTGGCCAGCACCAAGGTCATGCGGCCGCCCTGGGACACCCTGGCCCAGCCCAAGGATCCCATGACCTTTCCCTGGGAACTCTACGACCTGAGCAAGGACTGGACCCAGTCCACGGACCTGGCGGACAAGCATCCCGAAAAAGTGAAGCAGATGCAGGCGCTTTTCATGCAGGAGGCCAAGAAGTACCAGGTGCTGCCCCTGGATACGTCCATCGTGGCCCGGCTGATCAATCCGCGTCCGAGCATCACCGCCGGCCGCGACGTCTTCACCTGGACCCTGCCCATGACCGGCACGCCCAACGGCGACGCGCCCTCGATCTTAAACGCCTCCTACACCTTCAAGGCCGAGGTGGAGGTGCCCGAAGGCGGGGGCGAGGGCATGCTCATCACCCAGGGCGGCCGGTTCGGCGGCTACGGCTTCTATGTCCTCAAGGGAAAGCCGGTGTTCCTGTGGAACCTGGTCGACCTCAAACGCGTGCGCTGGGAAGGGCCGCAGCTTGCGCCCGGCAAGCACGTGCTGGAATTCGCCTTCCGCTACGACGGCCTGGGCATGGGCACGCTGGCCTTCGACAGCTTCGAGGGCATCGGGCGCGGCGGCACGGGCGTGCTCAAGGTGGACGGCCAGGCCGTGGACACGCAGAAGATGGAACGCTCCCTGCCGTTCATCCTCCAGTGGGACGAGGCCCTGGACATCGGGTCGGATACGCTGACCGGCGTCAACGACGCGGACTACCAGCCGCCGTTCGCGTTTACCGGCACCATCGGCAAGATCACCCTGACCGTGGACCGGCCCAAGCTCACGCCCGAGGACGAAAAGAAACTGGCCGCCGCCCAGCGCGCCAAGAAGGTGAGCGAATAG
- a CDS encoding DUF6515 family protein — MGSTITRKWARLAGLFGLAAGLALAVPQQGSCFRGFGGGGFHGGFGGGGFGGFHGGGDFGGFHPPEGGFGGFHPPEGGFGAMPGMPPAGAMHPPAPMGPAAFGPEPHPVGPMPAPVPFGPAPLPGPHPGPFAPAFGPAVPPPPGPWFGPHPVAPVPVPVPVPGVLPPPIVAPGAVAAAAAVTTAAVAAATLYALPPAAAPILVNGQTYYTVGDLYYQPVIQDGTTVYVQVNAPF, encoded by the coding sequence ATGGGTAGCACCATCACGCGAAAATGGGCGCGCCTGGCCGGCCTGTTCGGCCTGGCCGCCGGCCTGGCCCTGGCCGTTCCCCAGCAGGGCTCCTGCTTCCGGGGCTTCGGCGGCGGCGGGTTCCACGGCGGGTTCGGCGGCGGCGGCTTCGGCGGATTTCATGGCGGCGGCGACTTCGGCGGCTTCCATCCGCCCGAAGGCGGGTTTGGCGGGTTCCACCCCCCGGAAGGCGGTTTCGGCGCCATGCCCGGCATGCCCCCGGCCGGGGCCATGCACCCGCCCGCGCCCATGGGGCCGGCCGCCTTCGGCCCCGAACCCCATCCCGTAGGGCCGATGCCGGCACCGGTTCCATTCGGCCCGGCGCCCCTGCCCGGCCCCCATCCCGGCCCCTTCGCCCCGGCCTTCGGCCCGGCGGTGCCGCCGCCGCCCGGGCCCTGGTTCGGGCCGCACCCCGTGGCGCCCGTGCCCGTGCCGGTGCCCGTTCCGGGCGTGCTGCCGCCACCGATCGTGGCCCCGGGGGCGGTGGCGGCGGCCGCCGCCGTGACCACCGCGGCCGTGGCCGCGGCCACCCTCTACGCCCTGCCGCCGGCGGCGGCGCCCATCCTCGTCAACGGCCAGACCTACTACACCGTGGGCGACCTCTACTACCAGCCCGTGATCCAGGACGGCACCACGGTCTACGTCCAGGTCAACGCGCCGTTCTAG
- a CDS encoding GSU2403 family nucleotidyltransferase fold protein yields MALVLNGILEESREYYRKLKRESVGRLLINPRGSLYQKDEGGSSFVYLRRIENGAKRHIYIGRDDSEHAAITVHGVALHNKAVSALREAKAAMKELGMPSQEIKTEDYFPIVQELFQTLADAGLWDEGVTLVGSWCFKVYQNYCGVEFFPERTLDVDFAIRLPYRGKKVNLGDMLKSLGLEEVINHADGTVFYRSGELSVEFLKDRVGDGRERGGVYEADVGIAPVAVPYMRILLSNPMEIKARDLGRVVAPSMAAFFLHKLLVASERRKEDKRLKDYRQVEAVAKAILTDPAMVEDVKRIADGLHKKWVKKLVASASKAGVNLDVALAVLRRAEIIDAV; encoded by the coding sequence ATGGCCCTTGTCCTCAATGGCATCCTCGAAGAAAGCCGAGAATACTACCGCAAGCTCAAACGGGAAAGCGTCGGCCGTCTGCTCATAAATCCGAGAGGCTCTTTATACCAAAAGGACGAAGGGGGAAGCTCTTTCGTCTACCTGCGACGAATAGAGAACGGAGCCAAGCGGCATATCTACATCGGCCGGGATGATTCTGAGCATGCCGCCATCACAGTCCATGGCGTTGCCCTGCACAACAAGGCTGTAAGCGCCCTGCGCGAGGCAAAGGCCGCCATGAAGGAACTTGGGATGCCAAGCCAGGAAATCAAGACCGAGGACTATTTCCCCATCGTTCAGGAGTTGTTTCAAACCCTGGCCGACGCCGGCCTGTGGGATGAGGGCGTTACGCTTGTCGGCTCCTGGTGTTTCAAGGTCTACCAGAACTATTGCGGCGTGGAATTCTTCCCGGAGCGCACCCTTGACGTGGATTTCGCCATCCGCCTCCCCTACCGTGGCAAGAAGGTCAACCTTGGCGACATGCTCAAAAGTCTAGGGCTCGAAGAGGTCATCAATCACGCGGACGGAACGGTTTTCTACCGGAGCGGCGAACTGTCCGTGGAATTCCTCAAGGACCGCGTGGGCGACGGGCGGGAGCGCGGCGGCGTGTATGAAGCCGACGTCGGCATAGCCCCTGTTGCCGTGCCCTACATGCGCATCCTGTTGTCCAACCCCATGGAGATCAAGGCCCGGGACCTCGGCCGGGTGGTGGCTCCATCCATGGCGGCCTTCTTTCTCCACAAGCTGCTGGTGGCCTCGGAGCGCCGCAAGGAAGACAAGCGCCTCAAGGATTACCGGCAGGTGGAAGCCGTAGCCAAGGCCATCCTGACCGATCCCGCCATGGTCGAGGACGTGAAGCGTATCGCGGACGGGCTGCACAAGAAATGGGTGAAGAAGCTGGTTGCCTCGGCCAGCAAAGCCGGCGTGAATCTCGACGTCGCGCTTGCCGTTCTGCGGCGGGCGGAAATCATTGACGCCGTGTAG
- a CDS encoding ERCC4 domain-containing protein: protein MRLAIDNREQCGYDFTGYDCTIEAATLGTGDYSVIGFDDKIAVERKSIDDLLGCLTSGRERFEKELARARSLDRFCVVVEASFEDLAKGMYRSAMKPHAACQSVIAWQIRYGTPFVFAGSRKASEYYTYSFLAKYLYDIEQKYRIAKKNSGIAA, encoded by the coding sequence ATGCGACTGGCAATCGATAACCGCGAACAGTGTGGCTACGATTTTACCGGTTACGACTGCACCATCGAAGCTGCAACGCTCGGGACTGGCGATTACAGTGTTATAGGCTTCGATGACAAAATTGCCGTCGAGCGCAAGTCTATTGATGACTTGTTAGGCTGCCTCACTTCAGGCCGCGAACGCTTCGAGAAAGAACTTGCTCGCGCCCGGTCACTTGACCGCTTCTGCGTCGTTGTAGAGGCCTCCTTCGAGGATTTGGCAAAAGGAATGTATCGTAGCGCCATGAAGCCGCATGCTGCCTGTCAGAGCGTAATAGCGTGGCAAATTCGTTATGGTACGCCATTCGTATTTGCGGGGAGTAGAAAGGCAAGCGAATACTATACGTATTCATTTCTGGCAAAGTACCTGTATGATATCGAGCAAAAATACCGGATTGCTAAGAAAAACTCCGGTATTGCCGCTTGA
- a CDS encoding carboxypeptidase regulatory-like domain-containing protein — MGWGGYQDLWYNLPVIGASGAYTAVSGLVYDIFPKKTGEILSGQVLDRQGAPLLGATVTARTADGQTVSATSNAKGIYALVGVPLGVQSVVRATKAGSTFPQRTVFLATPTNDNPSTMWNVVFQDGATLPVPSVTPQVSAGLRHSMALDADGSVFAWGYNASGEFGNGTDVGSGVPVRAYYPGETFPEMIVAGEACSGGIAAEQGYVSGVSRAWGGWTHLTPTPLAEMAAIAGLSCKYHFSMFVGTDGLVYTAGENWAGQLGDGTTTDRNGTFLPIPNLDNMIGVASGDDHGLALRADGTVWAWGGNLFGQLGDGTTQTRLSPVSVSGLPAIAAIAANDHRSLALARDGTVWVWGSGSQAMPMKVTGLSGVKKAGTGGGFGAALKADGSVWKWSDPSMPSRIEGLSGIVSISVGSLHVLALGGDGRIWGFGDNSFGQLGDACPGTACATPVALPLRLTATGSSTNLCPILPLLLPAVGPK, encoded by the coding sequence ATGGGCTGGGGGGGCTACCAAGACCTGTGGTACAATTTGCCGGTCATTGGCGCCAGCGGCGCCTACACGGCCGTTTCTGGCCTCGTCTACGATATTTTCCCAAAGAAAACCGGAGAGATCCTCAGCGGACAAGTGCTCGACAGGCAAGGCGCGCCCCTTTTGGGCGCGACGGTCACAGCCCGTACGGCCGATGGGCAAACCGTCTCGGCCACCTCCAACGCCAAGGGGATCTACGCCCTCGTCGGCGTTCCACTCGGAGTTCAGTCCGTTGTGAGGGCGACGAAGGCCGGCTCCACCTTTCCCCAGCGGACCGTGTTTCTCGCTACCCCGACAAACGACAACCCCAGCACGATGTGGAACGTCGTGTTTCAGGACGGCGCGACACTGCCCGTACCAAGCGTGACGCCGCAGGTTTCGGCTGGTTTGCGGCACAGCATGGCCCTGGATGCGGACGGCAGCGTCTTCGCCTGGGGCTACAATGCAAGCGGAGAATTCGGCAACGGAACCGATGTCGGAAGCGGCGTTCCTGTCCGCGCTTATTATCCCGGTGAAACCTTTCCGGAAATGATCGTGGCCGGCGAGGCATGCAGCGGCGGCATCGCTGCGGAGCAAGGGTACGTCTCCGGCGTTTCCAGGGCCTGGGGGGGATGGACGCATCTCACGCCGACGCCGCTGGCAGAGATGGCAGCAATTGCCGGCCTGTCCTGCAAGTATCACTTTTCCATGTTTGTTGGAACCGACGGCCTCGTCTACACCGCCGGAGAGAATTGGGCCGGCCAGTTGGGCGATGGCACAACCACCGACCGGAACGGAACATTCCTGCCGATCCCGAATCTCGACAACATGATCGGCGTGGCCAGCGGGGACGATCACGGTCTGGCCCTGCGGGCCGACGGGACGGTTTGGGCTTGGGGCGGCAATTTGTTTGGACAGCTCGGCGACGGCACGACCCAAACGCGGCTGTCGCCCGTATCCGTTTCCGGTTTGCCGGCCATCGCGGCCATCGCGGCCAATGACCACCGGTCGCTCGCGCTGGCCAGGGATGGGACGGTCTGGGTGTGGGGGAGCGGCAGTCAGGCAATGCCGATGAAAGTTACCGGCCTCTCCGGCGTCAAGAAGGCCGGCACGGGGGGAGGCTTCGGGGCGGCGCTCAAGGCTGACGGTTCCGTCTGGAAGTGGTCTGATCCGTCCATGCCGAGTCGCATCGAAGGCCTGTCGGGAATCGTCTCCATATCCGTAGGGTCCCTGCATGTCCTGGCACTGGGCGGAGACGGGCGGATCTGGGGTTTCGGCGATAATAGCTTCGGACAGCTCGGCGACGCCTGCCCCGGGACAGCATGTGCGACCCCGGTGGCGCTCCCTCTGCGGTTGACCGCGACGGGCTCGTCGACAAACCTCTGCCCGATACTGCCGCTGCTCTTGCCGGCCGTCGGACCGAAATAA
- a CDS encoding tyrosine-type recombinase/integrase, with translation MAVTWIKTTFPGVRFYEHASRKHGVQKDRYFAIRFQAEGKRREEGLGWSSEGWSASKAAQTLAELKKAATTGEGATSLAEKRKQAEARREQERQEEEARARDNITFAAYFANDYLPLARVTKKPESIRKTEEHVKNWLGPVVGRLPLKNIRQMHMQKVLLAMANAGRSPRSIQYVFATFRAIWNHARNNGFVQVQSPTKGVALPKVNNERKRYLTRTEADSLLAELAERSPQTHDIALLSLHTGMRFSEVTGLTWGCVDIGKGRIDILNAKGEKDRSLPMTAGVKELFASMMTGAPNELVFKSRVGGQIGKISKSFDLAVEKLGLNKDVDDPKQIFSFHCLRHTCASWLIEAGTDLYVVQKTLGHSTPVVTQRYSHVADAMITNAFRAMEAVTAKAGDKKVISLGDR, from the coding sequence ATGGCCGTCACATGGATCAAGACCACTTTTCCAGGCGTCAGATTCTATGAGCACGCGTCCCGAAAGCACGGCGTCCAAAAGGACCGCTATTTCGCCATTCGTTTTCAGGCCGAGGGCAAGCGTCGGGAAGAAGGACTCGGTTGGTCATCCGAAGGGTGGTCCGCGTCAAAAGCTGCTCAAACTCTGGCGGAACTGAAAAAAGCGGCCACCACTGGCGAAGGGGCGACCTCTCTTGCCGAGAAGCGCAAACAGGCCGAGGCCCGCCGCGAACAGGAGCGCCAGGAGGAGGAAGCCCGCGCCCGGGACAACATCACCTTCGCCGCCTACTTCGCCAACGACTACCTTCCTCTCGCCCGCGTCACCAAAAAGCCCGAGTCCATCCGCAAGACCGAAGAGCACGTCAAGAACTGGCTCGGCCCCGTCGTCGGTCGCCTGCCGCTCAAAAACATCCGCCAGATGCACATGCAAAAGGTGCTGCTGGCCATGGCCAATGCCGGCCGGTCGCCCCGCAGCATCCAATACGTTTTCGCCACCTTCCGGGCCATCTGGAACCACGCCCGCAATAACGGCTTCGTCCAGGTGCAAAGCCCGACCAAGGGCGTGGCCCTGCCGAAGGTGAACAACGAACGCAAGCGCTACCTGACCCGGACCGAGGCTGATTCCCTGCTGGCGGAACTGGCCGAGCGCAGCCCGCAAACCCACGACATCGCCTTGCTGTCCCTGCATACCGGAATGCGCTTTTCCGAGGTTACGGGCCTGACCTGGGGCTGTGTGGACATCGGCAAGGGGCGAATCGACATCCTCAACGCAAAGGGCGAGAAGGACCGATCCCTCCCCATGACGGCCGGGGTGAAAGAGCTTTTCGCGTCCATGATGACCGGCGCGCCCAACGAACTGGTCTTCAAAAGCCGCGTGGGCGGGCAGATAGGCAAAATCTCCAAGTCCTTCGACTTGGCCGTGGAAAAGCTCGGCCTCAACAAGGACGTGGACGATCCAAAGCAGATTTTCAGTTTCCATTGCCTGCGCCATACCTGTGCAAGCTGGCTCATCGAAGCCGGCACGGACCTGTATGTGGTGCAAAAGACCCTCGGCCACTCCACGCCCGTGGTTACGCAGCGCTACAGCCACGTTGCCGATGCCATGATTACGAACGCCTTCCGGGCCATGGAGGCGGTCACGGCAAAGGCCGGCGACAAGAAGGTCATAAGCCTGGGTGACCGGTGA